The Capsicum annuum cultivar UCD-10X-F1 chromosome 3, UCD10Xv1.1, whole genome shotgun sequence genomic sequence tatacaaaattaatgAATTTGTGGGACTTACGTCCTTTGCTTTGGGGCTTACACTCGCCCCGAAGTTTACGCCTCATCTAAATAAAACATTTTACTTTGCAAGTCTGTCTTTAAAAATGCTGATCATGAATAGGCTTAATTTAAAATCTCATATCATTGCGCAAATTTAAACCTTACACATTTGGCATcgaaaaataattcatcaattagTAAAACTAAACAGAGCCGAGTAAAACATTAGGATTACTTCTTGTTTTAGACATTATTGGGCTATTTTTAGTGTAAAATTCCATTCGCTTTTTCTGTAAATGTGAACTTGGAATATCGCCACATTATGATCTGCCTGTTGGAGCCCATAGCTCAACCACTGCCATTACAGACACCTAATGATTCTCTTCATTTCAGACCTTCTAAGCTTCCCTGTAACAAATCAAACTCACCTGGCCCGACCCATTTCTCTCCTTTGGACAACCTTTTAAGTTCAAGCAGCTATGCTTCAGTTCTTGATTCCTGCAAATGTCCCAGGTTGGGTAAACAAGTCCACGCACAAGCACTCAAAAATGGGTTTCATGGACACGAGTTTGTTGAAACTAAGTTGCTTCAGATGTACGGTAAATGCGGTTGTTTTGATGATGCAGTCCAACTGTTCGACAGAATGCGTGAAAGAAGCTTGTATTCTTGGAATGCAATTATTAATGTCTATTTAAGTAATGGGCTTTATGAGGAAGCGTTTGGGTGTTTTGGGGAGGTGAGATTTGAGGAGTTTGAATTGGAGTTTTTCTTGTTCCCGGTTGTGCTGAAGATTTGTTGTGGTTATGGTGGCGTTGAATTTGGGAAACAGTTACATGGTACGGTGATAAAGTACGGATTTGCAACTAACGTTTACGTGGGCAATGCTTTGATTGATATGTATGGAAAATGTGGGAGTTTGGATAATGCGAAAGAGGTTTTGAGTAATATGTCGAAGAGGGACTGTGTTTCTTGGAATTCAGTTATTACTGCTTTTGCTGTCAATGGAATGTTAAACGAAGCGCTTGAAGTTTTTAATAGGATGTCTGTTGAGGACCATTTAAGTCCAAATTTTGTTTCTTGGAGTGCTTTGGTAGGTGGACTTTCGCAGAATGGATACGATGAAGAGGCCATTGAATATCTCTATCAAATGCAAGCGGCTGGATTCCAGCCAAATGCGCAAACATTGGCAAGTGTGCTTCCTGCTTGTGGTAGATTGCAAATGCTATATTTGGGGAAAGAAATTCATGGATATCTCACTAGACATGAACTGATGTCTAATTCTTTCGTTGTTAATGGCTTAATTGATGTGTATAGGAGGTGTGGGGATTTGGAGAATGCCCTCTTAGTATTTTCAATGTATTCGATGAAAAATGATGTCTCTTACAACACCATGTTAGTGGGATACTTTGAGAATGGAGAGATTTCAAGGGCGCGAGAGTTGTTTTATCAAATGGAACGTGAAGAGAAGTGTAAAGATGTAATTTCATGGAATTCAATGATTTCAGGTTATGTAAACAACTTTAAGTTTGATGAAGCTCTGGATATGTTTCACCGGGTAATGTGGAAGGAAGAAATTGAAGCAGATTCGTTCACACTTGGCAGTGCCCTTGCTGCTTGTGCTGATATGGGTTTGTTACGACGTGGGAAGGAGATACATTCCTATGCAATTGCTAGGGGTCTGCAAACAGATCCTTTTGTTGGTGGGGCACTTGTAGAATTGTATAGTAAATGCCTGGACGTTGGTGCTGCTCAGAAAGTTTTTGATGAGGTAAATGAGAGGGATATATCAACATGGAATGCTTTGATATCTGGCTATGCTCGCACTAACGATATGGTTAGTGTTGAATACACTCTTGAGAAGATGAAGGCAGACGGATTTGATCCAAATATCTACACTTGGAACGGTATTATTGCTGGCCGTGTTGAGAATGCCCATAACGAGTCAGCTTTGCAGTTGTTTTTGGACATGCAATCCTCAGGTTTGAGACCTGATATTTACACGATTGGAACAATATTACCCGCCTGCTCAAGGTTAGCAACTCTTGACCGTGGAAAAGAGATTCATGCTTATGCAATTAGGTTTGGATATGATTCAAATACCCACATAGGATCAGCTGTTGTGGACATGTATGCGAAATGTGGATGTGTCAAGCATGCTAGACTGGCTTATGATAACATTACAAAGTATAACTTGGTCACGGAGAATGCAATGCTTACAGCATATGCTATGCATGGATATGGGGAGGAAGGAATTGCATTTTTCCGTAGAATACTCAACAATGGATTCATACCAGACGATATAACCTTCTTGTCGGCTCTTTCTTCGTGTGTCCATGCAGGACTAGTGGAGACTGGGGTTGAATTCTTCAATCTGATGAGATCTTATGATGTGAAACCAACGTTAAAACACTACACGTGCATGGTTGACCTTTTAAGTCGAACAGGTATGCTAACTGAAGCATTGAAGGTCATTAACGATATGCCTTGGGATCCTGATACAGTGATCTGGGGTGCTTTGCTTGGGGGCTGTGTCATCCATGGGAATCTAGAGGTAGGTGAAATTGCGGCAAACAAGCTCATCGAGCTAGAACCAGGAAATACAGGGAACCATGTCATGGTAGCAAATTTATACGCTTCTGTAGGCAGATGGGATAATCTTGCCAAAATAAGACAAGTCATCAATGAGAGAAAAATGCACAAAAATCCTGGATGTAGTTGGATTGAAGATAAAGGTGAAACACACGTATTTGTAGCATGTGATACATCCCATCAAAGAACAGATGAGATTTATGAAATACTAAATATATTGACATCACAAATAAGAGGAGAAAACTAGAGAGCATTGTACTTTTGTATAGAAGAAACAATTTACAATAAATTCACATTGTGATATTGTAATGTCGCCAGAATTAACTGATCTTCCTATTGTAGCTTCTGTATAGCCTATTGGTCGATCCTTGTTGCAAGGATACACCTGTCAGTGAAATTGCCACTCTGAGGCTTCTGGACATCACACAAGGGCAAAAATGCTGAGACCTTACTGTTAATAAAGGTCTATCGACTCCAGTACTCTACGAGCTTGAATCTGCAAAGCTGTCAATCTCTGTTCTGGATCGAGGGTTGAACCAAATTGACTAGCCGCCCATATCAACGATGCAGATTTTTCACCTAGAAATCGCCTTATGTCTTCATGAATTGTTGCCATGGGAGGCCTCTCCCTCCCGTTTACATGTCCAATGAGAAGAAGTAGAAACTCTCCACACTTGAGCCTGGAGAAATCAAAAATTCTCAGAAAAATCCAAGCAGAGTGGCTAAGTGAGTTCATGCCTTTAGCATggttttgcttctttttttcctctacTAAACTGACACTATCACACTTCCCTGGGTGTCGGACATACACcaccaaaatattttctaaacCACCCGAGAGACAGAGAT encodes the following:
- the LOC107863080 gene encoding pentatricopeptide repeat-containing protein At2g13600-like, whose amino-acid sequence is MICLLEPIAQPLPLQTPNDSLHFRPSKLPCNKSNSPGPTHFSPLDNLLSSSSYASVLDSCKCPRLGKQVHAQALKNGFHGHEFVETKLLQMYGKCGCFDDAVQLFDRMRERSLYSWNAIINVYLSNGLYEEAFGCFGEVRFEEFELEFFLFPVVLKICCGYGGVEFGKQLHGTVIKYGFATNVYVGNALIDMYGKCGSLDNAKEVLSNMSKRDCVSWNSVITAFAVNGMLNEALEVFNRMSVEDHLSPNFVSWSALVGGLSQNGYDEEAIEYLYQMQAAGFQPNAQTLASVLPACGRLQMLYLGKEIHGYLTRHELMSNSFVVNGLIDVYRRCGDLENALLVFSMYSMKNDVSYNTMLVGYFENGEISRARELFYQMEREEKCKDVISWNSMISGYVNNFKFDEALDMFHRVMWKEEIEADSFTLGSALAACADMGLLRRGKEIHSYAIARGLQTDPFVGGALVELYSKCLDVGAAQKVFDEVNERDISTWNALISGYARTNDMVSVEYTLEKMKADGFDPNIYTWNGIIAGRVENAHNESALQLFLDMQSSGLRPDIYTIGTILPACSRLATLDRGKEIHAYAIRFGYDSNTHIGSAVVDMYAKCGCVKHARLAYDNITKYNLVTENAMLTAYAMHGYGEEGIAFFRRILNNGFIPDDITFLSALSSCVHAGLVETGVEFFNLMRSYDVKPTLKHYTCMVDLLSRTGMLTEALKVINDMPWDPDTVIWGALLGGCVIHGNLEVGEIAANKLIELEPGNTGNHVMVANLYASVGRWDNLAKIRQVINERKMHKNPGCSWIEDKGETHVFVACDTSHQRTDEIYEILNILTSQIRGEN